A window of Citrus sinensis cultivar Valencia sweet orange chromosome 7, DVS_A1.0, whole genome shotgun sequence contains these coding sequences:
- the LOC102623204 gene encoding WD40 repeat-containing protein HOS15 isoform X2 — translation MSSITSEELNYLVFRYLQESGLLHSAFVLGYEAGINKCNIDGNLVPPRALITFVQKGLQYLEMEANLSNSDVDMDEDFSFLQPMDLITKDVCELRQMVKEKKKNLNGDRDKEIDVDRGHEIEHGRVKEKERLDREKERERDKERVENEKEPEKQHESHPDKEMLTVQEEKVNSKPEENGVLRGEKGPEPMDIATTSASQSFEIPNSDVTILEGHTSEVCACAWSPAGSLLASGSGDSTARIWTIADGTSNGGAQNGPLNVLVLKHVKGRTNEKSKDVTTLDWNGEGTLLATGSYDGQARIWSTNGDLKCTLSKHKGPIFSLKWNKKGDYLLTGSCDKTAIVWDVKTEEWKQQFEFHSGPTLDVDWRNNVSFATSSTDNMIYVCKIGENRPIKTFAGHQGEVNCVKWDPTGSLLASCSDDVTAKIWNMKQDKYVHDLREHSKEIYTIRWSPTGSGTNNPNQQLILASASFDSTVKLWDVELGKLLYSLNGHREPVYSLAFSPNGEYLASGSLDKSMHIWSLKEGKIVKTYTGNGGIFEVCWNKEGDKIAACFANHTVCVLDFRM, via the exons ATGAGTTCTATCACTTCTGAAGAGTTGAATTACCTAGTCTTCCGCTACTTGCAGGAATCAG GGTTACTACACTCGGCTTTTGTTTTAGGATATGAGGCTGGTATCAACAAATGCAATATTGATGGCAATTTGGTTCCACCTCGTGCTCTGATTACATTTGTACAAAAGGGGCTTCAATACTTGGAGATGGAAGCAAATTTGAGTAAT AGTGATGTAGACATGGATGAAGACTTCTCATTCTTACAACCTATGGATCTCATAACAAAGGATGTCTGTGAACTGCGACAAAtggtgaaagaaaaaaagaaaaatctaaatgGTGACAGAGATAAAGAGATTGATGTTGACAGGGGACATGAAATAGAACATGGGCGGGTAAAAGAGAAGGAAAGACTTGATAGAGAGAAGGAACGTGAAAGGGATAAAGAGAGGGTAGAGAATGAAAAGGAGCCAGAGAAGCAGCATGAGAGTCACCCTGATAAAGAAATGTTAACTGTTCAAGAAGAGAAAGTTAATTCCAAACCCGAAGAAAATGGAGTCTTGCGGGGCGAAAAAg GGCCAGAACCAATGGATATTGCTACAACCTCAGCATCTCAGTCTTTTGAAATTCCAAATTCTGATGTGACAATTTTAGAAGGACATACTTCTGAG GTTTGTGCATGTGCATGGAGTCCAGCAGGTTCTCTTCTGGCATCTGG TTCGGGAGATTCGACAGCTCGTATTTGGACAATTGCTGATGGGACCTCCAATGGTGGTGCACAAAATGGTCCTTTAAATGTTCTGGTGCTGAAGCATGTAAAAGGAAGAACAAATGAGAAGAGCAAGGATGTCACAACACTTGATTGGAAT GGCGAGGGGACATTACTTGCGACTGGTTCATATGATGGCCAGGCAAGAATATGGAGTACAAATG GCGATCTGAAGTGTACCTTGAGTAAACATAAAGGACCCATATTTTCCCTTAAGTGGAACAAGAAGGGTGATTACCTTCTCACCGGAAGCTGTGATAAAACTGCAATAGTATGGGATGTGAAGACAGAGGAATGGAAACAgcaatttgaatttcattcAG GTCCAACGCTTGATGTTGACTGGCgcaataatgtttcatttgccACAAGCTCGACAGACAACATGATATATGTGTGTAAAATTGGGGAAAACCGCCCTATTAAAACTTTTGCAGGGCATCAG GGTGAGGTTAACTGTGTTAAATGGGATCCAACAGGTTCGTTGTTGGCCTCTTGCTCAGATGACGTCACTGCCAAG ATATGGAACATGAAGCAGGACAAGTATGTTCATGATTTGAGAGAGCATTCCAAG GAGATATATACTATCAGATGGAGTCCTACAGGATCAGGGACGAATAATCCTAACCAGCAATTGATCCTAGCGAG TGCTTCTTTCGACTCTACAGTAAAGCTTTGGGATGTAGAGCTAGGGAAACTCCTCTACAGTTTGAATGGACACAG GGAACCTGTGTACTCGCTCGCATTTAGCCCTAATGGGGAGTATTTAGCAAGTGGATCTCTTGATAAATCCATGCACATCTGGTCACTGAAGGAAGGAAAGATTGTGAAGACGTACACTGGCAATGGCGGTATATTTGAAGTATGTTGGAATAAGGAAGGTGACAAGATTGCTGCCTGTTTCGCCAACCATACAGTTTGTGTTTTGGACTTCAGAATGTGA
- the LOC102623204 gene encoding WD40 repeat-containing protein HOS15 isoform X1, translating to MSSITSEELNYLVFRYLQESGLLHSAFVLGYEAGINKCNIDGNLVPPRALITFVQKGLQYLEMEANLTCQSDVDMDEDFSFLQPMDLITKDVCELRQMVKEKKKNLNGDRDKEIDVDRGHEIEHGRVKEKERLDREKERERDKERVENEKEPEKQHESHPDKEMLTVQEEKVNSKPEENGVLRGEKGPEPMDIATTSASQSFEIPNSDVTILEGHTSEVCACAWSPAGSLLASGSGDSTARIWTIADGTSNGGAQNGPLNVLVLKHVKGRTNEKSKDVTTLDWNGEGTLLATGSYDGQARIWSTNGDLKCTLSKHKGPIFSLKWNKKGDYLLTGSCDKTAIVWDVKTEEWKQQFEFHSGPTLDVDWRNNVSFATSSTDNMIYVCKIGENRPIKTFAGHQGEVNCVKWDPTGSLLASCSDDVTAKIWNMKQDKYVHDLREHSKEIYTIRWSPTGSGTNNPNQQLILASASFDSTVKLWDVELGKLLYSLNGHREPVYSLAFSPNGEYLASGSLDKSMHIWSLKEGKIVKTYTGNGGIFEVCWNKEGDKIAACFANHTVCVLDFRM from the exons ATGAGTTCTATCACTTCTGAAGAGTTGAATTACCTAGTCTTCCGCTACTTGCAGGAATCAG GGTTACTACACTCGGCTTTTGTTTTAGGATATGAGGCTGGTATCAACAAATGCAATATTGATGGCAATTTGGTTCCACCTCGTGCTCTGATTACATTTGTACAAAAGGGGCTTCAATACTTGGAGATGGAAGCAAATTTGA cttGCCAGAGTGATGTAGACATGGATGAAGACTTCTCATTCTTACAACCTATGGATCTCATAACAAAGGATGTCTGTGAACTGCGACAAAtggtgaaagaaaaaaagaaaaatctaaatgGTGACAGAGATAAAGAGATTGATGTTGACAGGGGACATGAAATAGAACATGGGCGGGTAAAAGAGAAGGAAAGACTTGATAGAGAGAAGGAACGTGAAAGGGATAAAGAGAGGGTAGAGAATGAAAAGGAGCCAGAGAAGCAGCATGAGAGTCACCCTGATAAAGAAATGTTAACTGTTCAAGAAGAGAAAGTTAATTCCAAACCCGAAGAAAATGGAGTCTTGCGGGGCGAAAAAg GGCCAGAACCAATGGATATTGCTACAACCTCAGCATCTCAGTCTTTTGAAATTCCAAATTCTGATGTGACAATTTTAGAAGGACATACTTCTGAG GTTTGTGCATGTGCATGGAGTCCAGCAGGTTCTCTTCTGGCATCTGG TTCGGGAGATTCGACAGCTCGTATTTGGACAATTGCTGATGGGACCTCCAATGGTGGTGCACAAAATGGTCCTTTAAATGTTCTGGTGCTGAAGCATGTAAAAGGAAGAACAAATGAGAAGAGCAAGGATGTCACAACACTTGATTGGAAT GGCGAGGGGACATTACTTGCGACTGGTTCATATGATGGCCAGGCAAGAATATGGAGTACAAATG GCGATCTGAAGTGTACCTTGAGTAAACATAAAGGACCCATATTTTCCCTTAAGTGGAACAAGAAGGGTGATTACCTTCTCACCGGAAGCTGTGATAAAACTGCAATAGTATGGGATGTGAAGACAGAGGAATGGAAACAgcaatttgaatttcattcAG GTCCAACGCTTGATGTTGACTGGCgcaataatgtttcatttgccACAAGCTCGACAGACAACATGATATATGTGTGTAAAATTGGGGAAAACCGCCCTATTAAAACTTTTGCAGGGCATCAG GGTGAGGTTAACTGTGTTAAATGGGATCCAACAGGTTCGTTGTTGGCCTCTTGCTCAGATGACGTCACTGCCAAG ATATGGAACATGAAGCAGGACAAGTATGTTCATGATTTGAGAGAGCATTCCAAG GAGATATATACTATCAGATGGAGTCCTACAGGATCAGGGACGAATAATCCTAACCAGCAATTGATCCTAGCGAG TGCTTCTTTCGACTCTACAGTAAAGCTTTGGGATGTAGAGCTAGGGAAACTCCTCTACAGTTTGAATGGACACAG GGAACCTGTGTACTCGCTCGCATTTAGCCCTAATGGGGAGTATTTAGCAAGTGGATCTCTTGATAAATCCATGCACATCTGGTCACTGAAGGAAGGAAAGATTGTGAAGACGTACACTGGCAATGGCGGTATATTTGAAGTATGTTGGAATAAGGAAGGTGACAAGATTGCTGCCTGTTTCGCCAACCATACAGTTTGTGTTTTGGACTTCAGAATGTGA
- the LOC102623204 gene encoding WD40 repeat-containing protein HOS15 isoform X4, giving the protein MDEDFSFLQPMDLITKDVCELRQMVKEKKKNLNGDRDKEIDVDRGHEIEHGRVKEKERLDREKERERDKERVENEKEPEKQHESHPDKEMLTVQEEKVNSKPEENGVLRGEKGPEPMDIATTSASQSFEIPNSDVTILEGHTSEVCACAWSPAGSLLASGSGDSTARIWTIADGTSNGGAQNGPLNVLVLKHVKGRTNEKSKDVTTLDWNGEGTLLATGSYDGQARIWSTNGDLKCTLSKHKGPIFSLKWNKKGDYLLTGSCDKTAIVWDVKTEEWKQQFEFHSGPTLDVDWRNNVSFATSSTDNMIYVCKIGENRPIKTFAGHQGEVNCVKWDPTGSLLASCSDDVTAKIWNMKQDKYVHDLREHSKEIYTIRWSPTGSGTNNPNQQLILASASFDSTVKLWDVELGKLLYSLNGHREPVYSLAFSPNGEYLASGSLDKSMHIWSLKEGKIVKTYTGNGGIFEVCWNKEGDKIAACFANHTVCVLDFRM; this is encoded by the exons ATGGATGAAGACTTCTCATTCTTACAACCTATGGATCTCATAACAAAGGATGTCTGTGAACTGCGACAAAtggtgaaagaaaaaaagaaaaatctaaatgGTGACAGAGATAAAGAGATTGATGTTGACAGGGGACATGAAATAGAACATGGGCGGGTAAAAGAGAAGGAAAGACTTGATAGAGAGAAGGAACGTGAAAGGGATAAAGAGAGGGTAGAGAATGAAAAGGAGCCAGAGAAGCAGCATGAGAGTCACCCTGATAAAGAAATGTTAACTGTTCAAGAAGAGAAAGTTAATTCCAAACCCGAAGAAAATGGAGTCTTGCGGGGCGAAAAAg GGCCAGAACCAATGGATATTGCTACAACCTCAGCATCTCAGTCTTTTGAAATTCCAAATTCTGATGTGACAATTTTAGAAGGACATACTTCTGAG GTTTGTGCATGTGCATGGAGTCCAGCAGGTTCTCTTCTGGCATCTGG TTCGGGAGATTCGACAGCTCGTATTTGGACAATTGCTGATGGGACCTCCAATGGTGGTGCACAAAATGGTCCTTTAAATGTTCTGGTGCTGAAGCATGTAAAAGGAAGAACAAATGAGAAGAGCAAGGATGTCACAACACTTGATTGGAAT GGCGAGGGGACATTACTTGCGACTGGTTCATATGATGGCCAGGCAAGAATATGGAGTACAAATG GCGATCTGAAGTGTACCTTGAGTAAACATAAAGGACCCATATTTTCCCTTAAGTGGAACAAGAAGGGTGATTACCTTCTCACCGGAAGCTGTGATAAAACTGCAATAGTATGGGATGTGAAGACAGAGGAATGGAAACAgcaatttgaatttcattcAG GTCCAACGCTTGATGTTGACTGGCgcaataatgtttcatttgccACAAGCTCGACAGACAACATGATATATGTGTGTAAAATTGGGGAAAACCGCCCTATTAAAACTTTTGCAGGGCATCAG GGTGAGGTTAACTGTGTTAAATGGGATCCAACAGGTTCGTTGTTGGCCTCTTGCTCAGATGACGTCACTGCCAAG ATATGGAACATGAAGCAGGACAAGTATGTTCATGATTTGAGAGAGCATTCCAAG GAGATATATACTATCAGATGGAGTCCTACAGGATCAGGGACGAATAATCCTAACCAGCAATTGATCCTAGCGAG TGCTTCTTTCGACTCTACAGTAAAGCTTTGGGATGTAGAGCTAGGGAAACTCCTCTACAGTTTGAATGGACACAG GGAACCTGTGTACTCGCTCGCATTTAGCCCTAATGGGGAGTATTTAGCAAGTGGATCTCTTGATAAATCCATGCACATCTGGTCACTGAAGGAAGGAAAGATTGTGAAGACGTACACTGGCAATGGCGGTATATTTGAAGTATGTTGGAATAAGGAAGGTGACAAGATTGCTGCCTGTTTCGCCAACCATACAGTTTGTGTTTTGGACTTCAGAATGTGA
- the LOC102623204 gene encoding WD40 repeat-containing protein HOS15 isoform X3, whose protein sequence is MEANLTCQSDVDMDEDFSFLQPMDLITKDVCELRQMVKEKKKNLNGDRDKEIDVDRGHEIEHGRVKEKERLDREKERERDKERVENEKEPEKQHESHPDKEMLTVQEEKVNSKPEENGVLRGEKGPEPMDIATTSASQSFEIPNSDVTILEGHTSEVCACAWSPAGSLLASGSGDSTARIWTIADGTSNGGAQNGPLNVLVLKHVKGRTNEKSKDVTTLDWNGEGTLLATGSYDGQARIWSTNGDLKCTLSKHKGPIFSLKWNKKGDYLLTGSCDKTAIVWDVKTEEWKQQFEFHSGPTLDVDWRNNVSFATSSTDNMIYVCKIGENRPIKTFAGHQGEVNCVKWDPTGSLLASCSDDVTAKIWNMKQDKYVHDLREHSKEIYTIRWSPTGSGTNNPNQQLILASASFDSTVKLWDVELGKLLYSLNGHREPVYSLAFSPNGEYLASGSLDKSMHIWSLKEGKIVKTYTGNGGIFEVCWNKEGDKIAACFANHTVCVLDFRM, encoded by the exons ATGGAAGCAAATTTGA cttGCCAGAGTGATGTAGACATGGATGAAGACTTCTCATTCTTACAACCTATGGATCTCATAACAAAGGATGTCTGTGAACTGCGACAAAtggtgaaagaaaaaaagaaaaatctaaatgGTGACAGAGATAAAGAGATTGATGTTGACAGGGGACATGAAATAGAACATGGGCGGGTAAAAGAGAAGGAAAGACTTGATAGAGAGAAGGAACGTGAAAGGGATAAAGAGAGGGTAGAGAATGAAAAGGAGCCAGAGAAGCAGCATGAGAGTCACCCTGATAAAGAAATGTTAACTGTTCAAGAAGAGAAAGTTAATTCCAAACCCGAAGAAAATGGAGTCTTGCGGGGCGAAAAAg GGCCAGAACCAATGGATATTGCTACAACCTCAGCATCTCAGTCTTTTGAAATTCCAAATTCTGATGTGACAATTTTAGAAGGACATACTTCTGAG GTTTGTGCATGTGCATGGAGTCCAGCAGGTTCTCTTCTGGCATCTGG TTCGGGAGATTCGACAGCTCGTATTTGGACAATTGCTGATGGGACCTCCAATGGTGGTGCACAAAATGGTCCTTTAAATGTTCTGGTGCTGAAGCATGTAAAAGGAAGAACAAATGAGAAGAGCAAGGATGTCACAACACTTGATTGGAAT GGCGAGGGGACATTACTTGCGACTGGTTCATATGATGGCCAGGCAAGAATATGGAGTACAAATG GCGATCTGAAGTGTACCTTGAGTAAACATAAAGGACCCATATTTTCCCTTAAGTGGAACAAGAAGGGTGATTACCTTCTCACCGGAAGCTGTGATAAAACTGCAATAGTATGGGATGTGAAGACAGAGGAATGGAAACAgcaatttgaatttcattcAG GTCCAACGCTTGATGTTGACTGGCgcaataatgtttcatttgccACAAGCTCGACAGACAACATGATATATGTGTGTAAAATTGGGGAAAACCGCCCTATTAAAACTTTTGCAGGGCATCAG GGTGAGGTTAACTGTGTTAAATGGGATCCAACAGGTTCGTTGTTGGCCTCTTGCTCAGATGACGTCACTGCCAAG ATATGGAACATGAAGCAGGACAAGTATGTTCATGATTTGAGAGAGCATTCCAAG GAGATATATACTATCAGATGGAGTCCTACAGGATCAGGGACGAATAATCCTAACCAGCAATTGATCCTAGCGAG TGCTTCTTTCGACTCTACAGTAAAGCTTTGGGATGTAGAGCTAGGGAAACTCCTCTACAGTTTGAATGGACACAG GGAACCTGTGTACTCGCTCGCATTTAGCCCTAATGGGGAGTATTTAGCAAGTGGATCTCTTGATAAATCCATGCACATCTGGTCACTGAAGGAAGGAAAGATTGTGAAGACGTACACTGGCAATGGCGGTATATTTGAAGTATGTTGGAATAAGGAAGGTGACAAGATTGCTGCCTGTTTCGCCAACCATACAGTTTGTGTTTTGGACTTCAGAATGTGA